The DNA segment ttattagatttttaatATTACGATTTCTTTAGATTGAATTGTGTGATTCCATCCATCTGTTACGAAAAGCGACAATGGAAGTCAGGGTTTACTTGTCTTTTTAAAAGATGCATTAATCTCTGATAAGTCCACAATTTGTATGGGGAAATTATTTGAAATGATACACCTTTTTAATTACGAATTACTAATCAATTTTGGTCATTTGTAAAATGGTAGTTTCATGGGGTCGAAATGCATATTTTTGTACAAGCACATAGATATTTTTGTAGCTAAAAATTATTGCTTGCCATAATTATAAGATAGTTCTGCtcggaaattaaaaaaaagaactGTTCATAGCAAAACCTTATAACTGCCATTGGTTTAATGGCTTTCTTTTTAATGTCTCTAGTATGGCCCTTTATGCTGGGGACTAAATATTTTACACAAGTTTCTGAATTTATTCTTTTGTAACTATATTCAGTTTAGCATTCTTTGCTAACAATTCAATTCCCTTGAATTGATGAGCTCCAACACAAGTATACTTTGTTAAAAAACTTTTTTACATGAAAAATAACTATGTTAACTAAAGTTCATCTCACTGATTTACGCCTTACCTCAGTGATGTAGATTGGGCACAGCTTTTAACTTTGAGGCTTTGACCCTATTTGAGGCTCATGGTAGTCCATCTGGTCATACAATAATCAATCAACGTGGTGCTTAGTGTATGCTCCAGCACAGAAGCTCACACGTTTTTCTTTGTAGTTTGTGTTGGAAACAGTGTGTATTTTCCGCTTTTAAATTCAAAGAAATCTTTAAGAGTGAATGCTGACAGTTCTTCCTTATATTTTAGAACATGCCTTTCAAGGAGTTCTTCACTGAATATGGTGAGGCAAATCAGTACGAAATTCAGGAGGTTGTTGGCAAGGGAAGTTATGGTGTTGTGGCTGCTGCAGTTGACACTCACACTGGAGAGAAGGTGGCTATAAAGAAGATCAATGGCATTTTTGAGCATGTGTCTGAAGCTACTCGCATTCTTAGGGAGATCAAGCTCCTTCGCTTACTCAAGCATCCAGATATTGTAGAAATTAAGCATATTATGTTGCCTCCGTGCCCGAGAGAGTTCAAGGATATATATGTGGTGTTTGAGTTGATGGAGACAGACCTTCATCATGTAATAAAGACAAATGATGATCTCACTCCTGGGCATCATCAATTTTTTCTGTATCAGTTGCTTCGAGCTTTGAAATATATACATTCCGGTAGGGGGCTTCTCGAATTAAAAAGTTTTTAACGGTTTCTTTACACTTACAGGCATCTAATTTGACTTCCAAAATTTCCATTTGCAGCTAATGTGTTTCACCGTGATTTAAAACCCAAAAACATCCTTGCCAATGCTGACTGCAAGTTGAAGATATGTGATTTTGGTCTAGCTCGTGCATCACTGGGCGATGCCCCATCTGCTGTTTTTTGGACTGTACGTGGTTTGTGCAGAGACGTGATGGCGAAATCACTCTCTTTATCTTAATTTTCAAATCATTTCATTATATGTGGGCAATGTGCTATTATTGGTTTTAGTAATTTGTTGATTATATGTTTTGTAATTTCTTATTGATGCATTTCATTTTCTAAAGGACTACGTGGCAACTCGGTGGTATCGTGCTCCTGAACTTTGTGGTTCCTTTTTTTCCAAAGTAAGTAATCATTGCCAAGGTTTATGTGTGTGTGCGCTATATATTTCTTTATAATGTTTTAGGTTTTATTAGACTTCAGGGGTCTTGCTATGACAAGTTTGGTATGCATCTTGGTCAAATAGCCATCATGTTGGTTACCAGTGTCTTGAATTGCCTTTTCTTCTGTGATTCATTTAAACTTATTTGCATGAATTTTAGCATGCCAAAGAGTGCCacattcatttttaaaaaattgtagcAATCTCTCAAAACTTTGAAATATGTGTTTTATTTTAAGAGCATCGTAGCTTTTATGTAGCGGTGATACTTGGTTCTGCTTAAATTTTTAATGACGTGTTCTTTGAAGTGGTAGTTAACCATCAGTACACTTTTGAAGTACCGGTGTAGAAGGAAAATGTAGAATACAGCTGTGGAATTTTTCATGGTTGTTGAATGTATGTGGTTGTCAGAGAAAAGTATCGGTTCATTACCAACTTAGTCTTAAATCCGTCGAAGTTTCTGATTAGCTCAATCTGTCTTGTTGAATGTTCGAAACTTTTTTCTAGTTGCAAATTGAGTGTAATTTTTGGCAAAACATGTCGGATTATCTGATGGTAATTTTTGCAGTATACTCCTGCAATTGATATCTGGAGCATAGGATGTATATTTGCGGAAATGCTCACGGGAAAACCATTATTTCCTGGGAAAAATGTGGTCCATGAATTGGACATCATCACTGATCTTCTTGGTTCACCTTCTGCAGAGACCATATCAAGGGTCTGTCTCTATTCTGTGTAAAGTAATCTCTTAGATTATCAACTGCTTGCCTAGAGATTTCGGATTTAAGATGAGAACTTAAGCCCTATTTGTTTGGAGATTCCACCTTCACTTAActcatatcaaaatttattaatacacgcgttgcgtgcttttttaatatttttgtaattaatttgatttatattcaaataagagTAATATCATACTTGTAAAAATCACAGATGGATTAAACTTTAATTTGAAATATcgaaatataaaaaaacaaaagaaaaaaaaagtaatatcTATACCACATAAGTGCAATTTGGGTAGAAAAAAAGATGGTGTCCAAGGGACAGATTCTTTATATGTAGTTGTAGGTATC comes from the Henckelia pumila isolate YLH828 chromosome 1, ASM3356847v2, whole genome shotgun sequence genome and includes:
- the LOC140892756 gene encoding mitogen-activated protein kinase 9-like isoform X2, giving the protein MTHNMPFKEFFTEYGEANQYEIQEVVGKGSYGVVAAAVDTHTGEKVAIKKINGIFEHVSEATRILREIKLLRLLKHPDIVEIKHIMLPPCPREFKDIYVVFELMETDLHHVIKTNDDLTPGHHQFFLYQLLRALKYIHSANVFHRDLKPKNILANADCKLKICDFGLARASLGDAPSAVFWTDYVATRWYRAPELCGSFFSKYTPAIDIWSIGCIFAEMLTGKPLFPGKNVVHELDIITDLLGSPSAETISRIRNEKARRYLSSMRKKTPVSLSQKFPNVDPLALRLLERLVAFDPKDRPSAEEALADPYFYGLANLEDEPSTQPFSKFEFDFERRKLTKADVRELIYREILEYHPQMLQEYLRGVEQIHFMYPSGVDQFKQQFVHLEEHRGKAPRPPLRRRYASLPRERVCASINEESEQYVESKNHPISEISHPCLVSPKKSLDVKGSEVTNTVKARQNSCRNSSYSARCLLRSASISASKCIGVEAVDYCEIYVS
- the LOC140892756 gene encoding mitogen-activated protein kinase 9-like isoform X4; the protein is MTHNMPFKEFFTEYGEANQYEIQEVVGKGSYGVVAAAVDTHTGEKVAIKKINGIFEHVSEATRILREIKLLRLLKHPDIVEIKHIMLPPCPREFKDIYVVFELMETDLHHVIKTNDDLTPGHHQFFLYQLLRALKYIHSANVFHRDLKPKNILANADCKLKICDFGLARASLGDAPSAVFWTDYVATRWYRAPELCGSFFSKYTPAIDIWSIGCIFAEMLTGKPLFPGKNVVHELDIITDLLGSPSAETISRIRNEKARRYLSSMRKKTPVSLSQKFPNVDPLALRLLERLVAFDPKDRPSAEEALADPYFYGLANLEDEPSTQPFSKFEFDFERRKLTKADVRELIYREILEYHPQMLQEYLRGVEQIHFMYPSGVDQFKQQFVHLEEHRGKAPRPPLRRRYASLPRERVCASINEESEQYVESKNHPISEISHPCLVSPKKSLDVKGSEVTNTVKARQNSCRNSSYSARCLLRSASISASKCIGVEAVDYCE
- the LOC140892756 gene encoding mitogen-activated protein kinase 9-like isoform X3; protein product: MTHNMPFKEFFTEYGEANQYEIQEVVGKGSYGVVAAAVDTHTGEKVAIKKINGIFEHVSEATRILREIKLLRLLKHPDIVEIKHIMLPPCPREFKDIYVVFELMETDLHHVIKTNDDLTPGHHQFFLYQLLRALKYIHSANVFHRDLKPKNILANADCKLKICDFGLARASLGDAPSAVFWTDYVATRWYRAPELCGSFFSKYTPAIDIWSIGCIFAEMLTGKPLFPGKNVVHELDIITDLLGSPSAETISRIRNEKARRYLSSMRKKTPVSLSQKFPNVDPLALRLLERLVAFDPKDRPSAEEALADPYFYGLANLEDEPSTQPFSKFEFDFERRKLTKADVRELIYREILEYHPQMLQEYLRGVEQIHFMYPSGVDQFKQQFVHLEEHRGKAPRPPLRRRYASLPRERVCASINEESEQYVESKNHPISEISHPCLVSPKKSLDVKGSEVTNTVKARQNSCRNSSYSARCLLRSASISASKCIGVEAVDYCEV